The Urbifossiella limnaea nucleotide sequence CCCACAGCTACCCCTCACTCCGCCGAGCCCTGGCAGCAAACCGCTAGGGCCAACCGCGGCCGGATGCGCCCGGCGTGCGGGTGATCTCTCCCGTGATGGGAGTGTGTCGCCCCCGCCTCGTAATCCCGCAGGGTTCGAGACCGTCGGTGGCGCGGCCGTGGGGTCGGGGCGCGAGCGACAAGTACCCGAGGCGGTGGAGCAGATAGTACACCGCGCCGAGGGAGCCAGCGACGCCGAAGTCCTCCTTCTGGACCCGGCGCTAGTCCTCCCCTCCGCAGGGCGTCGACGCCTGTGGCGGGTGTCCGCCCGACCTCGAGGCGGGCGCAACCGGGACTCTTGGTCGGCGTCGAGCGGCTTTGCACCGCGGCCGGGGGCGTCGTCCAGACCGGGCAGGAACACGGCATTGAACCGGGCCACTTAGGTCTGGACCGACCGGCAGCTGTACCCGGTGCGATCGGCCACGGTCGGGGAGTCGAGCCCGGCGAGTGCAAGCGGAACGGCCCGGAGCCGCTCGGCCCGGTTGGCGTCCTTCTCCCGAGCGATGAGGCGGTCCAACGCGACCTCGGTGACGTGCGGCTCGACGTTCATCAGCGCGGTTCCGCGGGTGATCGCAGGAGGCTACACGATTGGTGGATTGGGCGCAAGGGTCGGTGTGCAGAATCCAGTTGCGATGCGTTTATTCGCAAAGCTGCACTGCAACCGGCGTCTTTCGACAGGCGGTACGCACATGCAATCCGGGGTACCCATCCTGCCCTTCCCCAGCCGGATGGGACTCGTGCCACGGTGCTGCTTCAACCGTGGCAACGACACCGAAACGCACTACCGGCCACGTTGCCGGTAGACCGCTATTACCGCGTCATTTTGCACGCTTCTGCACGAGTTTGCACGGACTTGCCATACCCCCCTCTCGGGCCTAGTATCATCCCTGCAAACCACTTCCGCCGTCCGTCGAGGTGGTTCGGCACAGGCCTGTCGATCCGGTGGTTGCGGGTTCGAGTCCCGTCGTCCTCGCTGATCGCAAGTCTTTCACCGAACAGCTCTTGCTGTTATCCTCCCGGTGGTCGGTGGGCTTCCCCGGAAGTCATGGAGTCCGATTAATGGGTGTAGACTCCGAAGGAGGAGCGCACCAACGGCCCGCAGGACCTACACCCGCGAGTTCAAGCTTCAAGCCCTGAAGATGCTCACCGACCAGGGGCTCTCTTACGCAGTCCACTCATCGGGCGCGTAGCCAGCAGCGTGAAGAATGCTCTGCACCGAGCGACGGGGCATATCGCCGGGGAGTCCGGAAATTGTGCCGGCGCGGCATCGGGCTCGTTATGATGGTTACCACGGTCACAACTGCCGTTCGCCGCCTGTCTGAGTCCGAGTAACTCACGGTGGACGAACTCGGGTGTTAATCCCCGACTCCGTCCTCAGACAAACGGCGTGCGAAGGCCGTTCGGCCGCCCTTCAGCCCGGGTCCGGCCATGCCCACGTCCCGCGTCGACCTCGGCGCCGGGTGTCGCCACCTTTCTCGAGTCGCGGCCGGCGGCGTCACCCTGATCGGTAGCCTCGTCCTGGTCGGGTGGGCGTTCGACGTCCCGGTCCTCCGGGCCCTCGCCCCCGGCTTGACAGCCATGAATCCGGGCGGCACGGCCTTCGCCTTACTCCTGGCCGGGCCGGCGCTCTGGCTCCAGCTGGGACCGGACGGCCGGCGCCGCCTCGTCGCCCGTGCCTTGGCCGCCGGCGTCGTCCTCGTCGCCGCTCTCCGAATCGGGGGGTACCTCGCCGGCTGGGACGGAGGGCCGGATCAACTCCTATTCCGGGAGATGCTGGACCGGGAAGATCCGCCAAACCGGATGGCCCCGAACACGGCGGCGGGACTCCTCCTCGCCGGGTTGGCCCTCGTGCTCCTCGACGTGCGGTGGCGACGCGGCATCCGGCCGGCCGAGGTGCTGGCCCTCGCGGCGGCGGGCGTCGCTCTGACGGCAGTCGTCGGCTATGCCTACTCCGCGGAGGCGTTGGCGGGGGTCGAACAGTTCGTCCCGATGGCACTAAACACCGCCGCCGCCCTCGGGTTGCTTAGCGCCGGCATCCTGTGTGCCCGGTCGACCTCGGGGCTCATGGCGGTTGCCGTCAGCCCCGGGGCCGGGGGAGTGATGGTCCGCCGCCTCTTACCCGTGGCCGTCCTCGTTCCTTTCGCAGCAGGTTGGGTGAGGTGGGCCGGCGAGCAGCGGGGTGTAATCAGCCCGGTCATGGGGCTGTCGTTGTTCGTGCTCGTCAACGCCGCCGTCTTTTCGGCGTTCGTGTGGGGGATCGGGGCGTCGCTCGAGCGGGCCGACCGGGAGCGGTGGCGGGCCGAGCGGCGGCTGACGGCCCAGTACGCAGCGACCCAGGCTCTGGCCGACTCGCCGCAGCCGGCCGCCGCGATGCCGGCGATACTCGGGGCGATCTGCGACAGCCTGGGCTGGCAGCTCGGGGCCGTGTGGCGGGTCGACGAGTCGGGAAATGCCCTCCGCTGCGCGGACGTGTGGTCGGTCTCCCCGTCACCCGCGTTCGCCGACCTTAGCCGACAACTCACGTTCGCCCGCGGGGCCGGGTTGCCCGGCCGGGTCTGGGCCAGCGGCCGGCCGGTCTGGGTGCCGGACGTGGTCACCGACCCGAACTTCCCGCGAGCCCCGGCGGCCGCCCGCGACGGTCTGCACGCCGCGTTCGGCTTCCCGGTCGAGGTGGACGGGGCGGTGATCGGCATTGTCGAGTTCTTCGGCCGCGAGATCGAGGAGCCGGACGACGAGCTTCTGCGAATGTTCGCCGCGATCGGCAGCCAAATCGGCCAGTTCCTCAAGCGGAAGCAGGCGGAGGACGAACTGACTCGAGAGCGGCTCCTGCTCCGAAACCTGCTCGACACCGTGCGGCGGAGCGAGGAGCGGTTCCGGTCGCTGACCGAGGCGACAGCGGCAATCGTCTGGACCACCGATGCGACCGGCGGAGCCGTGACCGAGCAACCTGGGTGGAGTACGTATACGGGGCAGACGTTCGAGCAACTCCGGGGGTGGGGGTGGCTCGAAGCCATTCACCCGGACGACCGTGAGGAGACGACCCGGGTGTGGTCGGCGGCCCTCGCCGCCCGGACCCAGTGTCAGGTCGAACACCGGCTCCGGCGGTACGACGGGGAATATCGGCACATGCTCGTCCGGGCCGTGCCGATCCTGGACGAGGGGGGCGGGGTCCGAGAATGGGTCGGGGCACACACGGACATCGACGCCGAGAGGCGGGCCGATGCCGCGACCGAGGAGGCACGGCTGGCGGCCGAGGCCGCGACCCGGACCAAGAGTGAGTTCCTGGCGAACATGAGCCACGAGATCCGCACCCCGCTCAACGGCATCATCGGCATGACTGAGCTGGCACTGGACACCGAGCTGACCCCGGAACAGCGCGAGTACCTTGGGCTGGTGAAGACGTCGGCCGACCACCTGCTGACGGTCATCAACGACATCCTCGACTTCTCCAAGATTGAGGCCGGCAAGCTCGATCTCGAGTGCACCGACTTTGACCTCCGCGACACGCTCGACGACACCGTCGCCACGCTCGCCGCCCGGGCGCACAAGAAGGGGCTGGAACTGGCCGA carries:
- a CDS encoding hybrid sensor histidine kinase/response regulator, whose translation is MPTSRVDLGAGCRHLSRVAAGGVTLIGSLVLVGWAFDVPVLRALAPGLTAMNPGGTAFALLLAGPALWLQLGPDGRRRLVARALAAGVVLVAALRIGGYLAGWDGGPDQLLFREMLDREDPPNRMAPNTAAGLLLAGLALVLLDVRWRRGIRPAEVLALAAAGVALTAVVGYAYSAEALAGVEQFVPMALNTAAALGLLSAGILCARSTSGLMAVAVSPGAGGVMVRRLLPVAVLVPFAAGWVRWAGEQRGVISPVMGLSLFVLVNAAVFSAFVWGIGASLERADRERWRAERRLTAQYAATQALADSPQPAAAMPAILGAICDSLGWQLGAVWRVDESGNALRCADVWSVSPSPAFADLSRQLTFARGAGLPGRVWASGRPVWVPDVVTDPNFPRAPAAARDGLHAAFGFPVEVDGAVIGIVEFFGREIEEPDDELLRMFAAIGSQIGQFLKRKQAEDELTRERLLLRNLLDTVRRSEERFRSLTEATAAIVWTTDATGGAVTEQPGWSTYTGQTFEQLRGWGWLEAIHPDDREETTRVWSAALAARTQCQVEHRLRRYDGEYRHMLVRAVPILDEGGGVREWVGAHTDIDAERRADAATEEARLAAEAATRTKSEFLANMSHEIRTPLNGIIGMTELALDTELTPEQREYLGLVKTSADHLLTVINDILDFSKIEAGKLDLECTDFDLRDTLDDTVATLAARAHKKGLELADHVAPEVPSALAGDPHRLRQVVVNLIGNAIKFTEAGEVVLDVSRWQDDDGPDAPGGVVLHFAVRDTGIGITADQQAKLFRAFAQADTSTTRRYGGTGLGLAISARLVEMMGGRVWLESEVGRGSTFHFTVRFAPARGPVADPAPADPASFRGLSVLVVDDNATNRLILREMLTKWGMRPTVADGGPAALAALEAAREPFALVLLDAMMPGMDGFDLAERIQRTPAVAGATLMMLSSAGLREDTARCRALGLAAYLTKPVRQSTLLDAIMTALGVEGAARPGTTPDAPGWGAARRPLRVLLAEDNAVNQKLAVRLLEKRGHRVVVVGNGREALAALQRERFDAVLMDVQMPEMDGFAATAAIRAQEREAGGHLPVIAMTAHAMKGDREHCLAEGMDRYVTKPLRPEDLFAALEGLADAGGGADRALPPASAVSRAAALKRTGEDEELLRELAGLCIDEAPKLMAAIRGAVPRRDGAGLQLSAHALKGAVATFGADETAAAAQRLEEMGRAGRWDGIDAALAALEAAVGRLQPALAELHGS